One Nematostella vectensis chromosome 10, jaNemVect1.1, whole genome shotgun sequence genomic window, TCGACAGGTGCTCCGTCAGGCCGTAATCCATACCGCTACCATCGATGGTGCTCAAGATAACACTCGGAGAGCCTTCGGCAAGGATTCGGAGCTCGTAACAATTATCCGTGGAGGCTTCGGAGTTATGGAGGCATTATCAGATTCAGCAGTTTGTAAAGAACTACATGCCGCACTGTTCACGCGATGAGATCACGTTTCACGCAGGAAGCTTCACGTCACGTAGTGTTACGGGGAAGTTTTTGTACGTCACCTGAGAATTGGTGAAAGGCAAAAAACATACTTTCGTTTCCTGTTATTTCATGATCCTCTGTTTGACATTAAAATTATTGTGTGTACAGAGACCTGTACTgtggacaaacaaaaaaaagaattataaTTTGCGGACCAATTACTTGACCAAGCAACAAGGAATCTTGTATTGCATATCCAGCCAGAAGAATTAGAATGTAGAAACAGGCGCgaacccaggattggctgaaggGAAGGAGTGTGGGTGGGGTTCGTAGTCATAATCATATATGGAAAATAAAAAGTATTCAACGATCCCACattaagaaatgacccacttttttggCGGcccaagggggggaggggtgtaaGCGCACCTTATGTACGCGCCTGGGAAATGTGAGGTAATCTGGGAAATGTGAGGTAATCTGGGAATGGACAGAAAGCTGAAcctttccttgttttctcgCACTCACGAACGTCTAGTAAAGCCGAATCTTGGAACTAAGGAAACAAGCTTTTTTATTAGGAATGTGTCGACATGTTTGAATATCCTTTCGGTGTGTCACTCTTACAAAAAATAGTTTGAATACGAAATGATTTGTATACGAGCACCTGTGCCCGTTAAAAAGCTCTatatctttgtttattaatatTGGCATCTTCATGGCGTCTTATTCCGGGCTTGGACCACGCAAAGTACATTCCAAACATCACCCAAATTCTCAAAAGACTTAAGGAAATCATCAGACAGACACACGTGCTTAAAAGTGCTTGAAAGAAGCTGTTTGAAGGGTGAGTGGCTGGGTCTTGGCGCTTATCCTTCTCATTCATTCCGTCTCCAACGGTAATTTGAAAAAAGTGAGCTATCTGATCGTAGCCTCTTAGGTGTACACTGTTTTAAACCTCTTTTAGCATGAGTATACGAGTGTGATTGTTACCTTGTAAATTTATAGGCATTAAGATGTTTTAAGCAGATAACAGAAATCTGCTAGAGGAAAGAGTCACTTTTCAAGTTGATTATGAAAATGCGAAAACAACGcgtgctttaaaaaaaaacgtagtCATGCAACCtagtgtttttcttgtttgaaaACCTGCTAAGGTATGTGTTCTTTTTATTAGCGATAAAAAATGCAACGGTAAGCATGAATGGAAACATAAAAAACAGCATAGAATCAACATGCCGCAGCCACTGTTAGTCATGTATCTGTCAACCCAACACTGAAAATGTCGTCACGCAGCTGGTGCCATATTTACCGTGCCACGCTTCTACGGCACAAGAGTAAAATGGACATCGCTATCTTGATGTCAAACCACTCTTGAATTCTACAAAACGTCGCTCTTTAAAAACGTTTACGCCCTCGTACTAAGAGGATAAACACCGTGTTCAATGTAACCTAGTTTGCGTATTTGTCAAACGTGCGACAGCATTAAGAGTGCGTTTGCTCGAAGTGATTGGTTAAGATGAGAAATTGTTAATTAGGGACAAGATAACCGTAAACTTAAAACGAGTCTAGCTTATTAATCCACGATGAGCTCAGGGCGAACCAAGGCGGCTTGGGGATTTATCTGAGAAGAACTGGATTTGAAGAAGGGATAAGAAATTTGAGTGAAATTCTGTAGACGCTGTCAAAGGAAAGTTGGAAATTTGAGCTGACATCCATTGCCAAGAGGAGATTTTCTAGATTGTCATTTAGTGGGTTTTACTAGAGGGCAATCATCTCGAAAAGGTAGAGTTTGAGCTCGGACGAAATACTGTAAGGTGCGCGTTCTAAAAGCGCAGTCATGTTTCTTCGCCGTGCCTAATTTAACCCGTTATTGTCCAAGTAGACCATAGCAGGGTATGGAAAAGTGATTTAATTCCAAACCCAGTTTTGTTTTTGAGTTCAAACGAGGTCACACGTAGGAAATAAGTCGTCGTTTtatgttatttgtttttgctttgggAAACGCACGCGGACGAAATgaatgataaaaaagaaactcGTAAAAGTAGGACATTCGATTATTTAAGCAGTTGAACTGTAACACATAGAATACTTTTACATTTACCATCGGCCACAAATATGCGATTAACAGAGTAATGATGTATGCAAACCTGATAAACCGCACATAAAGATAACGCAAAACACTTTTTTGCTATCATCGAGTATAGCCCATCTTTCGGACTAAATCGAGGGCTGTATATTTGGTAATAACCTAGCTAAGATGTGACTGAAAAGCAATCTCTCACAAAACCTAgtatattaataaaaaaaaatccgcaaATTTCTAGAAACATTATTAGGGAACAATCCCCACAACTTCCCCTTCTGCCTAAGTTCCTAAGCTCCCACCACTTGTTTGGCAATTTTGTTGTATACTGTACCTGTACAGCAAACAATATAGTAACGTAGCAAATGACAGTGTTTTGGGCAGCGCACAGATCGTGGGGTTGAGGGCACCGCGGAAACGACGCGAAAAATAAATTAACGGGGGAGGGGAAGGTGGGTATGGCTTTTGCCACGACAAAATTGCCACTGTAAACTTCAAATCACAGCGAAAATTAATCAAGAGCGCGAATATACAACGCGCAAAGATATCCACgtttttattaaaagtataaatttttttattttgtctttaattTTATACTGCCACTTAATAATTTACTTATCCAGCCAAAATAAAGCTAATCGCAATAATAGTCCTGGTCTCTACCACTTACTAATTTATTAATCTAGCCAAAATAGAGCTAAAGCACAATAGTCCTGGTGTCgcattgtgtagttccagaaaatatccatacctcCCCTATGGAGGGGATTAGAAATTCCGGAGGGtgaaacgcccaggaattcccagaggggtgggggtccagtctttctggaactacacattaaAAATGACCATTTAATTGAGTGTCGCAGAGGAGATAGAAAGGTGCAACATTTCACACAAACGCTAGTGAGTCCAAGAAACGGGATTTAAAATCGTGAGATGatgtttttattgataaaCTAAGCTGATGATAACCTTAAAAAGGAAGGGTTTGGGGCGATGTCTATTTTATAGTTATCAATATAGCGGCTGTTTTTGCATGTTACAGGAAGCGACTAGAAAAAAGAATGTGAaatattgttttcaaataaataatcatcttGATTTGAATTCAGTCTTCCTGGAGGCGTCGTGTCTTCGGCAAGAGTTAATTATTCTGAAATTTGGTTCTATAGAAAGCTGTCCTTATGTAAATAAAGATGAGTATTACGGCTTTTCGATAAACACTAAACACTATCATAACCTTATGCAAGTGCACACTTTTTATTTCCGGGATAATTAAATCATTCATGAAGATGATGTCTCGCGATCAAATATAATCAATATGTGACCGTCTGCGACATAATAACATATCACACTCTAGGCATACTTGAGCCCTTTCTGATTGTTCTCTTACTGTCATCTCATTTCATTATCTTAACAGTTAAAACAGGAGGGCGATGCTTGAGGAAATTTCAAGGCGAGAGAGACAGAACTAATTAAAAGACGTGTAAACATTAACACAGAAACAAAATTGAACTTGCCGAAGCAGAGAAGCAGGGTCCAGATATGGTCGTGAGAACATCTGCTTAGAAGACAGGAAACAATTTTCATGCTTCACAGGCAACCCTGTGAAGTTTCCATTTAAAGCAAAGTTATCGCCGCTATGTTGAACAACACCACTGACCTAAACTCCACGGTGTTGCCAGGGCAGGTAGGCGTCGCTAGGCCGGTCGCGTCCTCGCCTTACTGTGTGGGCTTCATCGCGTCCTACGGCCTTGTCGCTATTCTCATTCTACTGGGAAACCTCCTCTCACTCGTGATCTTCCTGAGAACCAAGGCTTTGCGCCGTAAACCGTTCTTCCTACTTATCAGTCTCTCGTTTGTGGACTTCTTTATGGGCGTCTATGCGGTCTCCTTCTGCGCGGGTTTTATGTTCAGTTGCGGTATCATACCGGCTAAGTACTACTCGGTTAAGGCGCGTGACATCTTCCAGTGGTTCTTTCTCGTGCCTTTCTTTGCATCCGTCCATACTCTGGCGGCAATTTCCATCGAGCGCGTTATTGCTGTTGTGTTCCCGTTTTACCATCGCGTGGTGGGGAGAGGGTTCTACGTCGCCCTCGTCCTGGTTCCGTGGATACTCGCAGGTGGATACACGGTCGTCTCTGAAGTCTTTTCGACCTTTATCGGGCAGCCGCAAGTTGGAACTAACTTGTATTGGACGACAGCCACAGCGTGcttgatcatcatcattgtgTCCTACACAGCCGTCTTCGTCAAAGTCAAATCGAGCCACGTTGTCAACAATAACCATGCCCAGAACTTGCGTGACAGGAAGTTGGCCGTCACGCTTTTGATCGTCACGGTAGCCTCTGTGGCCACGTGGCTTCCTTGGCTTATTCTCCAACCGATAACGGTTTACTGTCAAAAATGCAATGCGACGCTATCGTATGAACCGTTTCTGCTGTTGTTACTTGTTTGTGTGAACTCAGCCATTAATATTTTCATATACGCGGGGCGAATTCCCGCCTTTAGGGAAGTACTACTCGGGCTCCTGTGTAAAGGGCGTCTACTTGACGTGGCAGGAAGCAGCGACCGGAGATCCGCGGAACATAACGACACCAACACACTCGAGGCCAAGCAAACCCTGCTCAACACAGTAAAGGAGACAAGACTATAACAATCCTTTCAAGCGTCATACGACGATAACGAGAACGTGCCTTTGTGGTACATTGGAAATTctgatgtttttcttttcaggcGGGGGAAGGGTGCAGCGTAAAGGGGGGCGGCAACACGAAAAAAACTAGAAAAGCCACTGCCTTGTTGAACTAAGACACTTGCGTCATTTATTACTACACAGTTATAACACAATACACTCCACATCTAAAGGGAGTTTCGATTTTTCGGCCCGAATAAGTGAAAATTCTCACATGTAAACAAGGTCAATAATGATGCACTGATAATGAAACTATTACCGAAAAGACCTACAGAGGTTATACTGTAGCCCTATATAAATAAAGATCATTGTACTGAATGTTAATATAATTTCCACGACACATGCTTTATTTAAATTTAGCATTTATACTCtgtacaaagaaaaaaaatgtaaaaaaaaaatttgtgtAACAAAACAGCTATCAAATTGGGTATAAGAGGTAATAAATACTATTGCAATGGGAAGGGATACTCTGGATCTCTTTGCGAGTGTCACACTGTGCCCTTGAGGAAGTCCTCGCGGTATGTGGACGTGAAGACATCACGTGATATTTTGTTCAGCAACTCGTCAGCTATTATTCCTCTCTCCAGGGGAGGGAGGACTGGGAACGGCTTCCACAGTGTTACAGTCTGGCATGAGGAAAAAAAGAGACACAGATATGTGAATAACGAAGTTTGTTTGGACAAGTGCAGTTGCTTTTAACGTCTTATTTCGAGACCACGCCATACGATCTAAGGCATCATCACTGACATGTCGGTAATTATTTTTCCACAGTTTTCCTCCCTTGCTATCCTGGACTTCATAGGGTACATTTTCAATTTCTGTCTGACAGAAATAAGGAGCATTTTCAATTTCAAGTCTGACAGAAATAAGGAGCATTTCTTatttctatattttctatattttcTGGTTATTTACATACCTGTCCTGACCTTGTATATGGAAAGGTCACGTTGCTAGGATACCCGTGAAGCACGTTACCAAGTTTACTGGGGGGCGGGGACCTTCTGGATAGGGGCTTAGCGCAGAAGTCAGATGAGTACCCTGTGGGTCCAAT contains:
- the LOC5516504 gene encoding lysophosphatidic acid receptor 1-A; the protein is MLNNTTDLNSTVLPGQVGVARPVASSPYCVGFIASYGLVAILILLGNLLSLVIFLRTKALRRKPFFLLISLSFVDFFMGVYAVSFCAGFMFSCGIIPAKYYSVKARDIFQWFFLVPFFASVHTLAAISIERVIAVVFPFYHRVVGRGFYVALVLVPWILAGGYTVVSEVFSTFIGQPQVGTNLYWTTATACLIIIIVSYTAVFVKVKSSHVVNNNHAQNLRDRKLAVTLLIVTVASVATWLPWLILQPITVYCQKCNATLSYEPFLLLLLVCVNSAINIFIYAGRIPAFREVLLGLLCKGRLLDVAGSSDRRSAEHNDTNTLEAKQTLLNTVKETRL